The Blastocatellia bacterium genome contains the following window.
TGTGCGCGATCGCACGCGCGAGCGGGCGATCGCCAAAATGCGACGGGCTCTCGATGGATTCATCATCGAAGGGATCAAGACATCCATCCCCATGCACCTGGCGATTTTTGAGGATCCCGATTTCATCAGCGGCAACATCTCCACTCACTTCATCGAACAGTGGCTGCGGAAACGGGCGGCGGCTCAGACAGTTGAATCCGTGGGCGTGAGCTAAAGGGCGCTCTCCCGGTTGCGGTCCCCGGCCACCCTGCAACGATGAGGAAACTCGCGCTGCCTTTGGGGACTTGCTCATAGAAGCGACACGTCCCCTCCGTCCGGATGCGTCGCGCCGCTGCAGGACGTGCCCGCCCGCCTTCGGAGCAGGGGAAGCGGGTCACCTCTCTTGAGCAAAGAGAGGAGACCATAACCTGCCGTCTTGGTGAACGACGAATAGGATTAATCCGATGACGGGTACACGAGTTCCATTGACCACGAAGGGACGAAACTTCCATCCACGAACGGCCTGTTGACACGCGCTCAAGAGGAGTTCATCTCCGGACGCTGGAACGACTTGTGTTACTTCGCCCGATTCGTTGATCGTCACTCTTAAAAGGGCTTGAGCTGTTGAAGTACTCCTCGGGACCTCCGGCTTCTGGAAACTGAGGAGATGCGAAGCAAGCCCCTTGTGCGTGGCGATATACTGACCGTTATGAGCGTTGATCACATCCGGACCCTCTCCCGT
Protein-coding sequences here:
- a CDS encoding energy transducer TonB, which gives rise to GLSEANGSVMIYLTVPARTEVTIDGNRGTIVTARPMTSLMVHNGLVLTEEVHNGASLLNRLQFPHRNQTGEGPDVINAHNGQYIATHKGLASHLLSFQKPEVPRSTSTAQALLRVTINESGEVTQVVPASGDELLLSACQQAVRGWKFRPFVVNGTRVPVIGLILFVVHQDGRLWSPLFAQER